One genomic window of Choloepus didactylus isolate mChoDid1 chromosome 27, mChoDid1.pri, whole genome shotgun sequence includes the following:
- the LOC119521020 gene encoding vesicle-associated membrane protein 7-like, with protein sequence MKKTKRKEWNLPREPEVGCRATRARAPADQVSRQIEAMAILFAVVARGTTILAKHAWCGGNFLEDFERSRAFNFLNEIKKRFQTTYGSRAQTALPYAMNSEFSSVLSAQLKHHSENKGLDKVMETQAQVDELKGIMVRNIDLVAQRGERLELLIDKTENLMDSSVTFKTTSRNLARAMCMKNLKLTIISIVVSIVFIYIIVSPLCGGFTWPSCVKK encoded by the exons atgaagaaaacaaaaaggaaagaatggaaccTACCCCGGGAGCCCGAGGTTGGCTGCCGCGCCACCAGAGCTCGCGCTCCTGCAGACCAAGTATCCAGACAGATTGAAGCCATGGCCattctttttgctgttgttgccAGGGGAACCACTATCCTTGCCAAACATGCTTGGTGTGGAGGAAACTTCCTGGAG GATTTTGAGCGTTCTCGagcatttaattttttgaatgagATAAAGAAGAGGTTCCAGACTACATATGGTTCAAGAGCACAGACAGCACTTCCATATGCCATGAATAGCGAGTTCTCAAGTGTCTTGTCTGCTCAGCTGAAGCATCACTCCGAGAATAAGGGCCTGGACAAAGTGATGGAAACTCAAGCCCAAGTGGATGAACTGAAAGGAATCATGGTCAGAAATATAGATTTGGTAGCTCAGCGGGGAGAAAGATTGGAATTATTGATAGACAAGACAGAAAATCTCATGGACTCATCTGTTACCTTCAAAACAACCAGCAGAAATCTTGCCCGAGCCATGTGTATGAAGAATCTCAAGCTTACTATCATCAGCATTGTCGTATCGATTGTGTTCATCTATATCATTGTGTCACCTCTCTGTGGTGGATTTACATGGCCAAGCTGtgtgaagaaataa